DNA from Nymphaea colorata isolate Beijing-Zhang1983 chromosome 4, ASM883128v2, whole genome shotgun sequence:
ctcgagagggagaaaaagccacaggtgaggaggtctggtgcccactagccgcctgactctctctctcttaaaacttcataTTCACTtcagaaattagggttacaagtctttaagtaaggcccaacaagggctacaagctggatcgggtctggacccaaACCCGGTTGCAAGAcccatctttacatgcttcaacatCTAGAATAACCAGTTACCAGCACAACGCAGCAGCACTTTTACTAGTTCATTTTCTTGAATAGATTAACTTCTGGTGACTGCTCTGATTGTCTATGCATTCCCTTTATTATATTGAAATTCACTTTATGCTTGCTGTTTTGAATAAGACGAAAACATTCGTATTCCTGCTGAAAGTCCTGAAAAGCTTATTATTTTTTCCGCTCGTAACATCGGCTCCTTGCTGGTTGGTGGTGGCAAAAATCCTCAGTCAACGTTCTTAACTTTTATATCTAACAAAAAGCTTAATCATATCTGGGACACTGTCCACATTAAGAAACTCTCTTTATCAGAGACGACCTACAAAAGCACATAATAAACTTTATGAATTTCCACTTCAAGAGTGCAAAATGCAAATAGACACTTGGTTAGTTTGTTCTCATTGTAATCCAACAACTATTGCCAATTCATTATTTTGCTTGTACAACTGGGGATCAGAGTTGCACATTATTTCCATCTGTTCAGAATTTTAACAAGCATTACCACTTACCATTGGATCAGTCAGATCCTCATcccaaaaaattcatgcttcaAAGTTGCTTGTTCCTCTATTGCCAAAGAGGATATGGCAACAACATCCAAAATATGAGGACTGACCATTTGAGAAGCAAGGGCATGAGATATTGTTCAAGGTGAAGAATCTTacaatggagaagaagaagatgaagctgATTAAATTAAGATCTGCTTTCAACCTTAGTTGCCTATCCATTTTGCTGATGCTGGCAAACCACATTCAGAATCTGCTGCTGCATTATGTACATATCTGCAAAGAAAAAGCtatggaaaaagaaacaacGTGAAGTTTAGTGAAGGGGGCAATGGTATCTCACATTTAATTAAGGAATCACACCAAGGATGGAACTCAGGTACAATATATGACTTTGTTCTGCAAggcaaaataaaaagaaaatgttcaagAGGGATTTTGCAGCCCTTAGTAGTCTAGCACGGGCTGCACATACTTAATGTCATGTATCATTACGTGTTGGAGTAGGTATGAAAGCAAACTGAGCATTACATCAGGGAGCAATGATTGCTCAAACAAATGACAATGATGTAGCATAATATTATGCGAGAAGTGTTTATGCACATTCAACTGCCATTTATACATTGAATACAGCATTTCCAGGAGATGCCTTCTCTTATGATGCCATTACTTTTTGCAAGGAgatgttttatcattttttctcattgGCTTCTTTACCAGGTCTATTTGATGGCAAACACATTTGCTTCAGCCTTAATGTCACAATCTATCAAGCATACCCCCTTGGTAAGTGTGACTCACAACTCACTGCATTCACATGCATGCTTTTGTTGTTTGCATGAAAATGGGCACTTCAGGATACAGTTTTTCCATCTCTACATGTAACCACTGGATTCTGAGCCCATGTTTGTTCTTGTTCCAGCCTGATACTTCTTCCTGCACGTCTTTGTATTATTCCTCAAACTTAAATTCACCTCTTTCTAAGTGGAAGATCAGAAGAATCATGGACTGTAGAAATGCCTTCCACACACTGCATGTGCCTAGGAAGTGGATGGTTTGTGCTACTCAAACACAATCTGCTATTCATTTGGATagtgaagaaagagagaagtgGGATGCTTGTAAGCGTGTCCTGTGCTTGATAAAATTGAACGATGATGAGGTTGATGTTATTCTCGGCAAATCGTTTGGTTGGACTAAATCACCTTACTGGagtgaagaaaaaacaaagactCTGCCCAACATTGAGCTGCTGAACAATGTACTGGGTTACCTAAGTAATTTGGGACTTTCCGATGATGACATCTACAAGCTGCTCAAAAAGTTCCCAGAAGTACTAGGGTGTGAACTTGAAGGGATGAAGCAAAATGTGGAGACTTTAGACCGGCAATGGGGCATTAGTGGAAAATCTCTTAGAAGCCTCCTCCTACGAAATCCGAAAGTTCTTGGTTATTATGTGGATTGTAAAGGTGATTGTGTCGCTAAGTGTACTCGGTGTTGGGCACGCTTCTAGCCTGGCTTTCTAATTGCTGTAAATACGGAGCACTTCTTAGTCGAAGCATCTTCAAATATGAAACCCAAACTTATGCTGCATGTATCATTGTAATATTCAATCCTTCCATCACATTATTCATGTAAAAGCTGTATTCACTGCTTTCACTTACCAAGAATAAATGAATACAAAGGGATGAGCATTTCTTGGTAAAAGCATctttaaatatgaaaacaaagctTGGTGCGTCTGTCTTTGCATCGTCCATTCTCTTGTTACATTGCTCGTATAGATTTTGTCACTGCCTTCAGTTACCAAATAATAGATGTGTACCAAGTCATGAGCACTTCTTCATCGAAGCATCTTGAAATATGAAAGCAAAACTTATGATGCAACTCTTTGTAATGTTCGTTCTCTCATCACATTGTTCATGTCGAAGTTGTATTTGCTGCCTTCACTTACTAAGAATAAATATATTCCTAGTGATGCCCATGGGCCCAGCTGCAAAAATTAATTGACCTATAAATGGTGAAGTTTGTGCTTGTGATACCAAATTGTTGATGTTGACCAGAAGTAGCCTTTTGACCAACGTCGAACCTAACAAGAATCAACTAAGTTGCAACTTCAATAGAAATTCAACAATTACTTAGTCCTTGTATCTTTTGGATATTATACCCaatgttgtatatatatgttggtcgtgacaatgttataaaaagcgtagtgtatcgcgtatcggtcagGCTGATTTATATGCCGTATCATAACATATCGCAAGCGTAGCGtattgtaaaattattttttcaattgaaaaaataaaaaaaaatcattacaaatctgaaaaaataaacaaaaaatcagaaatcaagaaaattgttttcaaatatcaaaaagatcatcatacataaagaacattcatgtgtatcgacaacacattcaaaataagaaatcagagatttaaaataacataataagcatttCGTCACAactttaaacttgaaaattttatagaaacttaggacttggagtcttaggacttagattacatcacaatttcataaattcaaaacatatagttataatctttcatgattcaacgataatatctcctcaaatcgatgaatccttggttattttttatgaaaatgggcaaaatctctccctcccacgtctcttggagtctttaaatacaagaagaaagagagggaggagtgtttaaactttaaaaattaaagaattttgtgttttttcccTTATCCTACGATatggggtgtatcgcccgtatcgggTGATATGCTTACAATACATGAGTGTATCGTATATCGtagcgtatcgtataggtctgtatcgtatcgtacgatacggataacattaggtcatgaacataaaaaatttcGGTCTCTTTGTGACTTGGTATTACTCTGTTTCGAAGTTCAAGGGTCTCATAACATATGTTTCCCATCGTTTAGGTTCTTTTTAACTTTACAGATCTGATTTTATGCTTGTATAGTAGTTGCTGTTAGTCGAACTTGAGTCTGTTTCCTAAACGGCCGTCTTTTGGTTATTGCTCTCAGATGGCAGCATCCCACCACAACCATTCAAAGTCTGCAATGTTGTCAAAAGCGAAAAAGCGCTCACAGTGCAGCAACTTGTCTTGAAGCTTAAAAGCATATGCTTCACACTCAAAAGCAGAAAGGAAATGTAGGCGAAAACAAAGACATTTGCATTTAAAGAAGTGAAAAACATAGTTGTCAAGACAAATGAAAACATGTTTATTATTCTATCATTTCAGTCATCATTAAGACAAACGCTCaactttttatttatcaaaagaattggCAATCAAAATGTCAGTACATAATAAAAAATCACCGTCGTCCATATCAGTTTTCTCATCATCAGCACTTCCTTCTTCCGCTCCGATTTACACGAGAGCTCTTTTGCCTGTACTAAATATACAATAGGATTATATGCTAACTTTGCTCTGTTAAATTTGTGTAATTAATTTATCCAGATAATATGGATCATCTTacttttatatttgtatatatacagCGAAATACGGACTGAGAGAGAGAACATTTCTAAGTTCTATCTGTTGTCATGATGTACGTTGTCAAAAGCAAGCTTGGGTGCCAACTTTTAGACAAGGATGTAGTCTCTGGGTGCCCGATTTGGAAAAAGGCCTTAAGAAAGTTTtattcttcctttcctttccctttttttaccctttttctttatttttttatcatcttgttcattttcctttttctctttttctcttcatcttatttttttttccacctaGGTCCTAcacagtttttttcttctttttcaggaCTGCTATACACTTCTTACTAATTAGGACGAAATTCAATGTTTTCAGGGAAGTCAAGAAAATTGTAAGAAAAGGAATGTGAAGAAGTAGGAGGGTGGGACAAactatattaacaaaaaaaagaaattttagggTAGTGGGCGATCTTTGTCAATGTGTGAATCAATGactttaaatatgtttttttatggcCTCAAAGGGTATATTGCAACAGGGAGGCAGGGTGGTTCACATTCAAGGGATTGGAGGTTAGAATCAATTTGTCATTGTCACATTCTTTTGGAGTGAAAATGATGGCAAGTGTGACACCTGGTTGAAGAATATACTGTAGGTCTACTTAGGACTCAAGCAAGTGCGACATTGATTTGAAGGATGTATCATAGGTCCACTCACGAGCCGAAGTAAGCTAGAACCTTAAGAGGTATAATGGTATGACTTTGACGACTTTACGTGGGAGGTGATTTTccttaagtaaacattaaaatatgtttttatgaaGGGAAAACCTCAACACCTCAAAAAGTGTTATGTTTGAAGCTTACTTTACGCTTTTGGCGAGCCCTTTATATTTTGaagcattttgtgttttttttcctctccaaAGCGAACCAGAATTTGTATTCATTTAACATCACTGAGCACATGAATCTTCTACCTAATTACTCTCCTAATTTTGCTACTAACGTATTATGCTACACCTGAAGTAATGGACTTGACCATCGGTTTTACGATTTGTGCCTGTCTGAACTTTATGTAACAGGCGAAGTTCTTACAGGAGATTCAAGTATTATTTGACAAGTTCTACGGTGGTCTCTTGGTAATAGATGTTTTTAAGAGTTATATGCGTGAAAATGAGTCTGGTCGATCTTGCTAAATCAGCTCAAGTCATTTGTGAAATGCATCTGACTAACAAGATCGAGCTGAACTCATTTGTTGTGTGATTCAATCTCGAGCAGATCTAGTTTAGTCCAGTGGGCTCAAACAACTTGGCTCGTCATGTAACCCTACTCTAACGGGTCATTTGACACCATAGACTCTGTGAGTGTTCCATAAACTTGCCCCAAAAATGGGGTTGACATGGAATACTACTGCATTAGTGTTCCTATAACTAAACGCCCTTAAACGGCCATTTGAAAGAAATGAGAATATTGttacaaatattttaaaaaagggtTTTTAAGGGTGACaatggatgtgaaaaatatttttgctcataataaagagaaaaaaaaattcttaagaGAAGTTTTGCATGTGTTTGCttgttaataaaaattacaCCAGAACTGAAAATTGCAACATTCAAGGATCTGAATAAAAAGGTGACTTGATGGACTtaaatggaaattgaaaagaagttCCATATTTGGAAAAATCTGAGCAGTGATTCCAAATAATCAAAACAAAACCCCGTATTCCTGAATTATATAAACCATCAATGCACCTCAAGTGCAGTTCAGACATTAGGGCCCAGCCCTAACTGACTTCATTGTGATGACAACACAAATGATTGTTTGCTGGAAAGCACATTCCTTACCATCCAACAAGAGAGTCGAAGCTCCCACCCTTCCCCATATCACCATGCCTACCAAGTACATTCCCCAAATAATGCAGACTCGATCACATTAAAGCTTTGAAGCAGGTCCACGAAAACTAAATCAAGTCCTAGGTAAAGTTTCAAGACTAATTAAAATAATGAACCATTGTAGCTGAAGATATACTTTTGTGGAAGAAAAAAGGTGCACCAacgatatttatttaaaagaaagttAACTGCAGTAACTAGAATGAATATGATTGACAAAATTAAAATGCAATTGAGAAGAAAACGCTTTTGAAACTTTAGCAGACTTGGTTGTCCTATGACGTGCTTTAATGCCATATTTGTCAACAAAAGAGCTTCCGACGTTCTTCTTATCATTAATAGACTATGCCTTCCAGTTAATTAAGGAAGcctgtttctcttcttcaatAAAAGAATGCTCAATTGATATTGCAGTTGCACGCTCAAAAGCTGCCATATCAAATGGTTGATAGAAAGGGCGAAAGACACCAACATGGCAACGCTACCATCCAACCAAATATGCTTCAAGTGACGATACCCTCTAACTGCATCGAGTGAACATTAATGACAATTATTAGGATATCTCGTTACTTCAAAACAGAAAATTATGGTGACGTCAGACAAGATATTGAAACCCTAAGCACTCCAAGGACTTGAAAACAGTGCCCTCTGAGAGATGCAAGTGCCCCCGGGATTTGTAGGGGGGGAGCAGGGTGGAGCCAAAGGTTTGAGGGCCTCAGGGGCACtaactcaaaaaagaaaaattagaccCCTTAAAAATGATCAAGGAGCAAGAAATAAGAATTACTAAATAATTGGGAGgaactaatatataaataagcaaaataatTGGAGCTAACGAATCTGTAAATATATAGATTTGTGGGACTGTCT
Protein-coding regions in this window:
- the LOC116252969 gene encoding uncharacterized protein LOC116252969 — protein: MANTFASALMSQSIKHTPLPDTSSCTSLYYSSNLNSPLSKWKIRRIMDCRNAFHTLHVPRKWMVCATQTQSAIHLDSEEREKWDACKRVLCLIKLNDDEVDVILGKSFGWTKSPYWSEEKTKTLPNIELLNNVLGYLSNLGLSDDDIYKLLKKFPEVLGCELEGMKQNVETLDRQWGISGKSLRSLLLRNPKVLGYYVDCKGDCVAKCTRCWARF